The following proteins come from a genomic window of Achromobacter sp. AONIH1:
- a CDS encoding RidA family protein, with product MTQRDVVFPPGRQALYERNRYSPAIKANGFLFVSGQVGSREDGSPEPDLDEQVRLAFRNLNAVLAAAGCSFDDVVDVTVFIVDPASTFERIWRIVPEFWGQAPYPTLTGVGVTWLYGFDVELKVIARLPDGAAG from the coding sequence ATGACCCAACGCGACGTCGTCTTTCCCCCCGGACGCCAGGCGCTTTATGAGCGCAACCGCTATTCCCCGGCGATCAAGGCCAACGGCTTCCTGTTCGTCTCGGGCCAGGTCGGCAGCCGCGAGGATGGCTCGCCCGAGCCGGACCTGGACGAACAGGTGCGGCTGGCGTTCCGCAACCTCAACGCCGTGCTGGCCGCCGCCGGCTGCAGCTTCGACGACGTGGTCGACGTGACAGTGTTCATCGTCGATCCCGCATCGACGTTCGAACGGATCTGGCGCATCGTTCCCGAGTTCTGGGGACAGGCGCCGTATCCCACGCTGACCGGCGTGGGCGTCACCTGGCTGTATGGGTTCGACGTTGAACTCAAGGTGATCGCCAGGCTGCCGGACGGCGCGGCGGGCTAG
- a CDS encoding HD domain-containing protein, protein MDAATLEGRLEFIRQAERLKDVLRSGRSSGGRQESTAEHSWRLCLMAMLFQDGLAGLDPLRVLQLCVVHDLGEALGGDVPAIVRDAHPDKSARERRDLLQLARSLDPAARERLLALWDEYEAAATPEARAVKALDKMETILQHSQGDNPPDFDYGFNLTYGRDYAQHDEVLRALRTLVDEATARRMAIPRADSSSA, encoded by the coding sequence ATGGATGCCGCGACACTCGAAGGCCGGCTGGAATTCATCCGCCAGGCCGAACGCCTCAAGGACGTGCTGCGCAGCGGCCGCAGCTCCGGCGGCCGGCAGGAAAGCACGGCCGAGCACAGCTGGCGTCTGTGCCTGATGGCCATGCTGTTCCAGGATGGGCTCGCGGGGCTGGATCCGCTGCGCGTGTTGCAGCTGTGCGTGGTCCACGACCTGGGCGAGGCGCTGGGCGGCGATGTGCCGGCGATCGTGCGCGACGCGCATCCGGACAAGAGCGCGCGCGAGCGCCGCGACCTGTTGCAACTGGCCCGCAGCCTGGACCCGGCGGCGCGCGAGCGGCTGCTGGCGCTGTGGGACGAGTACGAGGCCGCCGCGACGCCGGAAGCCCGCGCGGTGAAGGCGCTGGACAAGATGGAAACCATTCTGCAGCACAGCCAGGGCGACAATCCGCCCGATTTCGATTACGGTTTCAACCTGACCTATGGCCGCGACTACGCGCAGCACGACGAGGTGCTGCGCGCGCTGCGGACCCTGGTCGACGAGGCCACGGCGCGCAGGATGGCGATCCCGCGCGCCGATTCATCATCCGCTTGA
- the cml gene encoding CmlA/FloR family chloramphenicol efflux MFS transporter: MPTHSSPARPDIWAGPLPPALALMAPFDLLASLAMDVYLPVVPAMPAALQTTPAMVQLTLSIYMLMLGLGQLIFGPLSDRIGRRPVLLGGALLYAAASLALAAAGSGGLFVALRLLQALGASAALVAMFATVRDVYADRPEGSTIYGLFSAMLAFVPALGPMLGAAIAAGFGWRAIFVALGAAGLLAWLRAMPRWRETRPSTPGARRPGFAPMLGSLRFWIYTLGFSAAMGAFFVFFSTSPRVLMGAAGYSHMAFSAAFSTVALVMIAATRLAPRLVARWGIAGSFARGAATMLAGAALLAGCAATTAPSFATFVMPMWLVATGMVLVVSVSANGALRDYGDASGAAVALYYAAQSLIVAGLGTLSTLALDGGSAWPLVAYCAAMPAASLVGLALLQRREVAGRED; this comes from the coding sequence ATGCCCACCCATTCTTCCCCTGCCCGCCCCGACATCTGGGCCGGTCCCCTGCCGCCTGCGCTCGCGCTGATGGCGCCCTTCGACCTGCTCGCCTCGCTGGCGATGGACGTGTACCTGCCCGTGGTGCCGGCCATGCCCGCGGCCTTGCAGACCACGCCCGCCATGGTCCAGCTGACCCTCAGCATCTACATGCTGATGCTGGGACTGGGCCAATTGATCTTCGGCCCGCTGTCCGACCGCATCGGCCGGCGGCCGGTGCTGCTGGGCGGCGCGCTGCTGTATGCCGCCGCGTCGCTGGCGCTGGCCGCCGCCGGCAGCGGCGGGCTGTTCGTCGCGTTGCGGCTGCTACAGGCGCTGGGCGCCTCGGCCGCGCTGGTGGCCATGTTCGCCACCGTGCGCGACGTTTATGCCGACCGGCCGGAAGGCAGCACCATCTATGGCCTGTTCAGCGCCATGCTGGCCTTCGTCCCCGCGCTCGGGCCGATGCTCGGCGCGGCCATCGCGGCGGGCTTCGGCTGGCGGGCGATCTTCGTCGCGCTGGGCGCGGCGGGCCTGCTGGCGTGGTTGCGCGCCATGCCGCGCTGGCGCGAGACCCGTCCATCCACGCCGGGCGCGCGGCGGCCCGGCTTCGCGCCCATGCTGGGCAGCCTGCGGTTCTGGATCTATACGCTGGGATTCAGCGCGGCGATGGGCGCCTTCTTCGTGTTCTTCTCGACCTCGCCGCGCGTGCTCATGGGCGCCGCCGGCTACTCGCACATGGCCTTCAGCGCGGCCTTCTCGACGGTCGCGCTGGTCATGATCGCGGCCACGCGGCTGGCGCCGCGCCTGGTGGCGCGCTGGGGCATCGCCGGCAGCTTCGCGCGCGGGGCGGCGACGATGCTGGCGGGCGCGGCGCTCCTGGCCGGCTGCGCCGCCACGACGGCGCCGTCCTTTGCCACCTTCGTGATGCCGATGTGGCTGGTGGCGACCGGCATGGTGCTGGTGGTTTCAGTCAGCGCCAACGGCGCGCTGCGGGACTACGGCGACGCGTCGGGCGCCGCGGTGGCGCTGTACTACGCCGCGCAAAGTCTGATCGTGGCCGGCTTGGGCACGCTGTCCACACTGGCGCTGGATGGCGGCAGCGCCTGGCCGCTGGTCGCCTATTGCGCCGCCATGCCGGCGGCCAGCCTGGTGGGGTTGGCGCTGTTGCAACGCAGGGAAGTAGCCGGACGCGAGGACTGA
- a CDS encoding helix-turn-helix transcriptional regulator, with protein sequence MTVLDFKPVRLGAALRRWRLLNRIKQTHAAELFGVAQSTISRWESGVQEMEPAERAQVERRLSARLDAAADRALARLVDAGPSPMHLVCDLSHALLACSPPRAAEFGAPLSGLMGRSLWRYATPEIQRMEAALEAMGWRETQAPPAIEFRTGANRSDEVPIRQSACRWTRIVLADGSAARLVETL encoded by the coding sequence ATGACGGTTCTCGATTTCAAACCCGTGCGACTGGGCGCCGCGTTGCGGCGCTGGCGTCTGTTGAACCGGATCAAGCAGACGCATGCCGCCGAGCTGTTCGGCGTGGCGCAGTCCACGATATCTCGCTGGGAAAGCGGCGTGCAGGAGATGGAGCCGGCCGAGCGCGCGCAGGTCGAGCGTCGGCTGTCCGCCAGGCTGGACGCGGCGGCGGATCGGGCGCTGGCCCGATTGGTCGATGCCGGTCCGTCGCCGATGCACCTGGTCTGCGACCTGAGTCACGCGCTGCTGGCCTGCTCGCCGCCGCGCGCCGCCGAGTTCGGCGCGCCCTTGTCCGGGCTGATGGGCCGTTCGCTGTGGCGCTACGCCACCCCTGAAATCCAGCGCATGGAAGCGGCGCTGGAAGCCATGGGCTGGCGCGAAACGCAAGCCCCGCCCGCCATCGAGTTCCGCACCGGCGCCAATCGCTCGGATGAGGTGCCGATCCGCCAGAGCGCCTGCCGCTGGACGCGCATCGTGCTGGCGGACGGCTCGGCGGCGCGGCTGGTCGAGACGCTGTGA
- a CDS encoding LysE family translocator — protein sequence MIDHATLLTYLAVLTGFVLIPGPAVLLTLARAATSGTRVGMATGLGIAAGDLIHTCMAVLGLSAILMTSAFLFNVVKYAGAAYLVYLGVRAFLERADLPDLTPAARVDARTAFRQAILAEVLNPKSALFFLAFLPQFVRPQNGPVALQLATLGVLFVLMGALSTGLVALCAGRVGRLLRRHPAIWRWQGKAVGTVYCALGIRMAMQQR from the coding sequence ATGATCGACCACGCCACGCTGCTTACCTATCTCGCCGTGCTGACCGGCTTCGTGCTGATTCCCGGCCCCGCCGTGCTGCTGACGCTGGCGCGGGCGGCCACCTCGGGCACGCGCGTGGGCATGGCGACCGGACTCGGCATTGCGGCCGGCGACCTGATCCATACCTGCATGGCAGTGCTGGGGCTGTCGGCCATCCTGATGACGTCCGCTTTCCTGTTCAACGTGGTCAAGTACGCCGGCGCGGCCTATCTGGTCTACCTGGGCGTGCGCGCCTTCCTGGAGCGGGCCGACCTGCCCGACCTGACGCCGGCCGCGCGCGTCGACGCGCGCACGGCGTTCCGGCAGGCGATCCTGGCCGAGGTGCTGAACCCCAAGTCGGCGCTGTTCTTCCTGGCCTTCCTGCCGCAGTTCGTGCGTCCGCAGAACGGTCCCGTGGCCTTGCAGCTGGCCACGCTGGGCGTGCTGTTCGTGCTGATGGGCGCCTTGAGCACGGGGCTGGTGGCGCTGTGCGCGGGCCGCGTCGGCCGCCTCCTGCGCCGCCATCCGGCAATCTGGCGCTGGCAGGGCAAGGCGGTCGGCACGGTCTATTGCGCGCTGGGCATACGCATGGCGATGCAGCAGCGCTAG
- the tetR gene encoding tetracycline resistance transcriptional repressor TetR, with translation MTKLSRETVIRAALDLLNEVGVDGLSTRRLAERLGVQQPALYWHFKNKRELLDALSRQMLVERHTRGIPQPGEHWRTFLHDNAMSFRRGLLAYRDGARIHAGTRPDGPQAGAVEAQLRLLRDAGFAPDASVHALLAVSQYTVGAVLEQQAAQDGAGQGMTRQELPQDAPLLRAAMDILEGGGPDQAFEQGLALLLDGLACRLEQGGARSPARRASKGNT, from the coding sequence GTGACCAAACTCAGCCGCGAAACCGTGATCCGCGCCGCGCTGGACCTGCTCAACGAGGTCGGCGTGGACGGCCTGAGCACGCGCCGCCTGGCCGAGCGCCTGGGCGTGCAGCAACCCGCGCTCTATTGGCACTTCAAGAACAAGCGCGAACTGCTGGACGCGCTTTCCCGGCAGATGCTGGTCGAACGCCACACCCGTGGCATCCCGCAGCCGGGCGAGCACTGGCGCACGTTCCTGCACGACAACGCCATGAGCTTCCGGCGCGGCCTGCTGGCCTATCGCGACGGTGCGCGCATTCATGCGGGCACGCGGCCGGACGGGCCGCAGGCCGGCGCGGTGGAAGCGCAGCTGCGCCTGCTGCGGGACGCCGGGTTTGCGCCGGACGCCAGCGTGCATGCGCTGCTGGCGGTCAGCCAGTACACGGTGGGCGCGGTGCTGGAGCAGCAGGCGGCACAGGACGGCGCGGGGCAGGGCATGACCCGGCAGGAACTGCCGCAGGACGCGCCGCTGCTGCGCGCCGCCATGGATATACTCGAAGGCGGCGGCCCGGACCAGGCGTTCGAACAGGGCCTGGCCCTGTTGCTGGACGGGCTGGCCTGCCGCCTGGAGCAGGGCGGCGCGCGCTCGCCTGCTCGCCGCGCCTCCAAGGGAAACACGTAA
- the tet gene encoding Tet(A)/Tet(B)/Tet(C) family tetracycline efflux MFS transporter, which produces MKSDKALFVILTTVALDAAGIGLIMPVLPGLLRALAGADQVARHYGVLLALYALMQFLCAPLLGALSDRHGRRPVLLASLAGAALDYAVMAVAPALWVLYLGRAVAGLTGATGAVASSCIADLSRGEDRARRYGYLSACMGLGLIAGPVIGGLAGQWSPHAPFAVAAALNALNCLMAWRFLPESRPAPDATTSAATAPAAAGIRPARALQALNPLGALRWARGLPAVPALLLAYVLAQISGQVPGSLWVLYGEDRYHWDAAMVGLSLASFGVLHALAQALLPGPATRRFGERGSAMLGLLADGCGYVLIAFATQGWMAFPILLPLALGGLVVPALQALLSQQAGASRQGQLQGSLASLAGLTSVIGPLCVTALYAAPGQGWNGWPWLAGAALNLAGLALLLRRARPVRDLCAGNEPATARQRQ; this is translated from the coding sequence ATGAAATCCGACAAAGCCCTGTTCGTCATCCTGACGACCGTCGCGCTGGATGCCGCCGGCATCGGCCTGATCATGCCGGTGCTGCCCGGCCTGCTGCGCGCGCTGGCTGGCGCCGATCAGGTCGCCCGCCACTACGGCGTGCTGCTGGCGCTGTATGCGCTGATGCAGTTCCTGTGCGCGCCGCTGCTGGGCGCGCTGTCCGACCGCCACGGACGCCGTCCGGTGCTGCTGGCCTCGCTGGCCGGCGCCGCGCTGGACTACGCGGTGATGGCGGTCGCGCCGGCGCTGTGGGTGCTGTACCTGGGTCGCGCCGTCGCCGGCCTGACCGGCGCGACCGGCGCGGTCGCCAGCTCATGCATCGCCGACCTCTCGCGCGGCGAGGACCGCGCCCGCCGCTACGGCTACCTGAGCGCCTGCATGGGCCTGGGGCTGATCGCCGGGCCGGTCATCGGCGGCCTGGCGGGCCAGTGGTCGCCGCATGCGCCCTTCGCCGTCGCCGCCGCGCTGAACGCGCTCAATTGCCTCATGGCCTGGCGCTTCCTGCCGGAATCGCGGCCCGCGCCCGACGCCACGACATCGGCCGCAACAGCCCCCGCCGCCGCCGGCATCCGCCCGGCTCGCGCGCTCCAGGCGCTCAATCCGCTGGGCGCCCTGCGCTGGGCTCGCGGCCTGCCGGCGGTGCCGGCGCTGCTGCTGGCCTACGTGCTCGCGCAGATCTCTGGCCAGGTGCCTGGATCCCTGTGGGTGCTGTACGGCGAAGACCGCTACCACTGGGACGCCGCCATGGTCGGCCTGTCCCTGGCGTCCTTCGGCGTGCTGCATGCGCTGGCGCAGGCCCTGCTGCCCGGCCCCGCCACCCGGCGTTTCGGCGAGCGCGGCAGCGCCATGCTGGGCTTGCTGGCCGATGGCTGCGGCTACGTGCTGATCGCCTTCGCGACGCAGGGCTGGATGGCGTTTCCGATCCTGTTGCCACTCGCGCTGGGCGGCCTGGTCGTACCCGCGCTGCAGGCGCTGCTCTCGCAGCAGGCCGGCGCGTCGCGCCAGGGGCAGTTGCAAGGATCTCTGGCCTCCCTGGCGGGCCTGACCTCCGTCATCGGCCCGCTGTGCGTCACCGCCCTCTATGCCGCGCCCGGCCAGGGTTGGAACGGCTGGCCCTGGCTGGCCGGCGCGGCGCTGAACCTGGCCGGGCTGGCGCTGCTGCTGCGGCGGGCCAGGCCCGTGCGCGACCTGTGCGCCGGGAACGAGCCGGCGACGGCGCGACAGCGGCAGTGA
- a CDS encoding methylated-DNA--[protein]-cysteine S-methyltransferase: protein MIRQDAAFTCRYRAPGSAPQGPIRYAIGQTTLGMVLASKTELGICAILLGADRDALRAELAAAFPDATLHADPRSLQPELAAIAAYIDHGNTDAPLALDVGGTAFQQQVWQALAAIPAGQTRSYGELARQLGAPDASRAVAGACAANVLAVAIPCHRVVRGDGALSGYRWGVERKRALLAGERGR from the coding sequence ATGATCCGCCAAGACGCAGCATTCACCTGCCGCTACCGCGCGCCCGGCAGCGCGCCACAAGGCCCGATCCGCTACGCCATCGGCCAGACCACGCTGGGCATGGTCCTGGCCAGCAAGACGGAGCTTGGCATCTGCGCGATTCTGCTGGGCGCGGACCGGGACGCGCTGCGCGCCGAGCTGGCCGCCGCCTTTCCCGATGCGACGCTGCACGCGGATCCGCGATCGCTGCAACCTGAGCTGGCCGCCATCGCCGCCTATATCGACCACGGCAACACCGATGCGCCGCTGGCGCTGGACGTGGGCGGCACCGCTTTCCAGCAGCAAGTGTGGCAGGCGCTCGCCGCCATCCCGGCCGGCCAGACCCGCAGCTACGGCGAGCTGGCGCGCCAGCTCGGCGCGCCCGACGCCTCGCGCGCCGTGGCCGGCGCCTGCGCCGCCAACGTGCTGGCCGTGGCCATTCCCTGCCATCGCGTGGTGCGGGGCGATGGCGCGCTATCCGGCTATCGCTGGGGCGTCGAACGCAAGCGCGCGCTGCTCGCCGGCGAGCGCGGCCGATGA
- a CDS encoding 2OG-Fe(II) oxygenase, translating into MMPETCAMAPDLDRHDWEAIARALDARGNARLPGLLDPAQCAALAAGYASPDGYRSRIVMARHGFGRGEYKYFSYPLPPLLQALRQALYPRLAPIANRWNQLLGDPQRFPATHDAFLAQCHAAGQKRPTPLILQYGAGDYNCLHQDLYGERVFPLQVAILLSRPGRDFNGGEFVMTETASSGQRAEVIALDQGDALVFTVNHRPAPGKRGGTRKVAMRHGVSRVRGGSRHTVGLIFHDAR; encoded by the coding sequence ATGATGCCGGAAACCTGCGCCATGGCGCCGGACCTGGACCGCCACGATTGGGAAGCCATCGCGCGCGCGCTCGACGCGCGCGGCAATGCGCGGCTGCCCGGCTTGCTGGACCCCGCGCAATGCGCGGCTCTGGCTGCCGGATACGCTTCGCCGGACGGCTATCGCAGCCGTATCGTGATGGCGCGCCACGGCTTCGGGCGGGGCGAGTACAAGTACTTTTCCTACCCGCTGCCGCCGCTGCTGCAAGCGCTGCGCCAGGCGCTGTATCCGCGCCTGGCGCCCATCGCCAACCGCTGGAACCAACTGCTCGGCGATCCGCAACGGTTTCCCGCCACGCACGACGCGTTCCTGGCGCAATGCCATGCGGCCGGCCAGAAGCGGCCCACGCCGCTCATCCTGCAATATGGGGCAGGCGACTACAACTGCCTGCACCAGGACCTGTACGGCGAGCGGGTCTTTCCCTTGCAGGTGGCCATCCTGCTGTCGCGGCCCGGCCGGGACTTCAACGGCGGCGAATTCGTCATGACGGAGACCGCCTCCAGCGGCCAGCGCGCCGAGGTCATCGCGCTGGACCAGGGCGACGCGCTGGTCTTCACGGTCAATCACCGGCCGGCTCCGGGCAAGCGCGGCGGCACGCGCAAGGTCGCCATGCGCCATGGCGTGAGCCGTGTGCGCGGCGGTTCGCGCCATACCGTGGGTCTGATTTTTCATGATGCGCGTTGA
- a CDS encoding DNA-3-methyladenine glycosylase: protein MPRAAIPADLSPRAYRRAADFLAGLDADWARHVAAVGPCRHEAKPGREPYEALVRAIAHQQLHARAAEAILARLLALYPDADFPSPQALLATDEQQQRACGLSASKLVAIRGIAQAAADGVVPSRADALRLSDDELIARLTPLRGVGRWTVEMFLIYTLERSDILPVDDYGVREGYRRLKSLDKTPTPRQMRDIGLAWSPHRTVAAWYLWRLPAQGVQPPGDPVRASAGDAQP, encoded by the coding sequence ATGCCGCGCGCCGCCATCCCCGCCGACCTGTCTCCCCGCGCCTACCGGCGCGCCGCTGATTTCCTGGCCGGCCTGGACGCCGACTGGGCGCGCCATGTCGCGGCCGTCGGTCCCTGCCGGCACGAAGCCAAGCCGGGCCGCGAACCGTATGAAGCGCTGGTGCGCGCCATCGCCCACCAGCAATTGCATGCCCGCGCCGCCGAAGCCATCCTGGCGCGCTTGCTGGCGCTGTACCCCGACGCGGACTTCCCCAGTCCGCAAGCGTTGCTGGCCACCGATGAACAGCAACAGCGCGCCTGCGGCCTGTCGGCCAGCAAGCTGGTCGCCATTCGCGGCATCGCACAGGCGGCTGCGGACGGCGTGGTCCCGAGCCGCGCCGACGCCTTGCGCCTGTCCGACGACGAGCTGATCGCGCGCCTGACGCCGCTGCGCGGCGTGGGCCGCTGGACGGTCGAGATGTTCCTGATCTACACGCTGGAGCGGTCCGACATCCTGCCGGTGGACGACTATGGCGTGCGCGAAGGCTATCGACGCCTGAAGAGCCTGGACAAGACGCCCACGCCGCGCCAGATGCGCGACATCGGGCTGGCCTGGAGCCCGCATCGCACCGTCGCCGCATGGTATCTGTGGCGGCTGCCCGCCCAGGGCGTGCAGCCGCCGGGCGATCCCGTCCGAGCATCGGCCGGGGATGCACAGCCATGA
- a CDS encoding 2OG-Fe(II) oxygenase: MTGIVAMLDGRNWTAIAHELDVEGYALLPGLLTPAQARELANAAPATAPTARASASADSGELFGHAPTAPAAWMPWRKAFYRHLAPIANRWQQILDDPLRYPAELPEFLARNRAAGQTRPLSRLQRLRQGDEVGLHQHVDGDCVFPLQVVALLSEPGRDFTGGEFVMTEQRPRMQSRPIVLPLGIGDAAIIGTGQRPFKGGAGYYRVNLKHAISRVRDGERVGLELLLHDAP; encoded by the coding sequence ATGACCGGCATCGTCGCCATGCTGGACGGCAGGAATTGGACCGCCATCGCCCATGAACTGGACGTGGAAGGCTATGCGCTGCTGCCGGGACTGCTGACGCCGGCACAGGCGCGCGAGCTGGCGAACGCCGCGCCCGCCACGGCGCCCACTGCACGCGCCAGCGCCAGCGCGGACAGCGGAGAGCTGTTCGGACACGCCCCCACGGCGCCAGCGGCCTGGATGCCATGGCGCAAGGCGTTCTATCGCCATCTGGCGCCGATTGCCAACCGCTGGCAGCAGATCCTGGACGACCCGCTGCGCTATCCGGCCGAACTGCCGGAATTCCTTGCGCGGAATCGCGCCGCCGGCCAGACGCGGCCGCTGTCGCGCCTGCAACGGCTGCGCCAGGGAGACGAGGTGGGCCTGCATCAGCACGTCGACGGCGACTGCGTCTTTCCGCTGCAGGTCGTGGCCTTGCTGTCCGAGCCCGGACGGGATTTCACCGGTGGCGAATTCGTCATGACCGAGCAGCGTCCGCGCATGCAATCGCGCCCCATCGTGCTGCCGCTGGGCATCGGCGACGCCGCCATCATCGGCACGGGTCAGCGGCCGTTCAAGGGCGGCGCCGGCTACTACCGCGTCAATCTCAAGCACGCCATCAGCCGCGTGCGCGATGGCGAGCGCGTCGGCCTGGAACTGCTGTTGCACGACGCGCCCTGA
- a CDS encoding AlpA family transcriptional regulator, with amino-acid sequence MEYIFTLKYQLGSDVEDMDAVIERLGEAGCDDALAGIGLPGRLALEFTREAPSAEVAVGSALDDVRRALPDARLIEAAPDLVGLTDVAEIAGVSRQAMRKLMLAYPGSFPVPVHEGTTSLWHLADLLEWLRARGNAAWPPALAEVARAALQVNLAKERRRASA; translated from the coding sequence ATGGAATACATCTTCACCCTGAAATACCAGCTGGGCAGCGATGTCGAGGACATGGACGCCGTCATCGAGCGCCTGGGCGAAGCCGGTTGCGACGACGCGCTGGCGGGCATTGGCCTACCGGGCCGCCTGGCGCTGGAATTCACGCGCGAGGCGCCCAGCGCCGAGGTCGCGGTCGGCAGCGCGCTGGACGATGTGCGTCGCGCCTTGCCCGACGCCCGGCTGATCGAGGCTGCGCCGGACCTGGTCGGCCTGACCGACGTGGCCGAGATCGCCGGCGTGTCGCGGCAGGCCATGCGCAAGCTGATGCTGGCGTATCCGGGCAGCTTCCCGGTGCCGGTGCATGAAGGCACCACGTCCCTGTGGCATCTGGCCGACCTGCTGGAGTGGCTGCGCGCCCGGGGCAACGCCGCCTGGCCGCCCGCGCTGGCGGAAGTGGCGCGGGCCGCCTTGCAGGTCAACCTGGCCAAGGAAAGGCGCCGGGCCTCCGCCTGA
- a CDS encoding NAD(P)-dependent oxidoreductase, whose translation MKTIAFLGLGTMGLPMAANLLRAGYVVRAWNRSPAPLGKLAALGAQATASPAEAAAGADALVSMLADDAATRYAVLEAGALAALAPGAVHVNMATVSVALAAELARLHGERGVAYVAAPVLGRVNVAEAGQLNILAAGEARALLAVQPLFDAMGRKTWYFGERPEQANAVKLAVNFMIGSAIGAMSEAVALVRGYDVDKAAFLEMATSTAFAAPVYQGYGQAIAEERFEPAGFKLALGLKDLRLAQEAAEQVHVPLQLAGVLRDAHIESLARGEGQLDWAALSRTPARRAGLE comes from the coding sequence ATGAAGACGATCGCTTTCCTGGGTCTGGGCACGATGGGCCTGCCGATGGCCGCCAACCTGCTGCGCGCGGGCTATGTCGTGCGCGCCTGGAACCGTTCGCCCGCGCCGCTCGGGAAACTGGCGGCGCTGGGCGCGCAGGCGACGGCCAGCCCGGCCGAGGCCGCCGCGGGCGCCGATGCGCTGGTGTCCATGCTGGCCGACGACGCGGCCACGCGTTATGCGGTGCTGGAGGCCGGCGCGCTGGCCGCGCTGGCCCCCGGCGCGGTGCACGTCAACATGGCCACCGTGTCGGTGGCGCTGGCGGCCGAGCTGGCGCGGTTGCATGGCGAGCGCGGCGTGGCCTATGTGGCGGCGCCGGTGCTGGGCCGGGTCAACGTGGCCGAGGCCGGCCAGCTCAATATCCTGGCGGCCGGCGAGGCGCGGGCGCTGCTGGCGGTGCAGCCGCTGTTCGACGCGATGGGCCGCAAGACCTGGTATTTCGGCGAACGTCCCGAGCAGGCCAACGCCGTCAAGCTGGCGGTGAACTTCATGATCGGCAGCGCCATCGGCGCCATGAGCGAAGCGGTTGCCCTGGTGCGCGGTTACGACGTGGACAAGGCGGCCTTCCTGGAGATGGCCACGTCCACCGCATTCGCCGCGCCGGTGTACCAGGGTTATGGGCAGGCCATCGCCGAAGAGCGCTTCGAGCCGGCCGGCTTCAAGCTGGCGCTGGGCCTGAAGGACCTGCGCCTGGCGCAGGAAGCGGCCGAGCAGGTGCACGTGCCGCTGCAACTGGCCGGCGTGCTGCGCGATGCGCACATCGAGAGCCTGGCGCGCGGCGAGGGCCAGCTGGACTGGGCCGCCCTGTCGCGCACGCCGGCGCGGCGGGCCGGGCTGGAGTAA
- a CDS encoding TetR/AcrR family transcriptional regulator, translating to MPDRTTDTASASRARGRPREFDMEQALDRAVDVFSQRGYHGTSIGDLARGTELAQGSLYKAFKDKHALFLAALDHYRARRVEGMARAIGAGGSGRERLRRLLAFYAESSQGRQGRQGCLVVESAAELSFFDEDVAERVTTALGRNEALLAGLIREGQEDGSLAAHIDPADAARMLLCLVQGMRVVGKTGRRRQDMLAVVDMALKALE from the coding sequence ATGCCAGATCGCACGACCGATACCGCCAGCGCGTCCCGCGCCAGGGGCCGGCCGCGCGAGTTCGACATGGAACAGGCGCTGGACCGGGCCGTGGACGTGTTCAGTCAGCGCGGCTACCACGGCACCTCCATTGGCGATCTGGCGCGCGGCACCGAGCTGGCGCAGGGCAGCCTGTACAAGGCGTTCAAGGACAAGCACGCGTTGTTCCTGGCAGCGCTGGACCACTACCGCGCGCGCCGCGTCGAAGGCATGGCGCGGGCCATCGGTGCCGGCGGCAGCGGGCGTGAACGACTGCGCAGGTTGCTGGCCTTCTACGCCGAATCGTCGCAAGGCCGGCAGGGCCGGCAGGGCTGCCTGGTGGTCGAGAGCGCGGCGGAGCTGTCGTTCTTCGACGAGGACGTGGCCGAACGCGTGACCACGGCGCTGGGCCGCAACGAGGCGCTGCTGGCCGGCCTGATCCGGGAAGGGCAGGAAGACGGCTCGCTGGCCGCGCATATCGATCCGGCAGACGCTGCCCGCATGTTGTTGTGCCTGGTGCAAGGCATGCGCGTGGTCGGCAAGACGGGCCGCCGGCGGCAGGACATGCTGGCGGTGGTGGACATGGCGCTCAAGGCGCTGGAATGA